The following are encoded in a window of Pan troglodytes isolate AG18354 chromosome 4, NHGRI_mPanTro3-v2.0_pri, whole genome shotgun sequence genomic DNA:
- the LOC129144110 gene encoding large ribosomal subunit protein uL30-like 1: MLRIVEPYVTWGFPNLKSVRELILKCGQANVKNKTIPLTDNTVIEEHLGKFGVICLEDLIHEIAFPGKHFQEISWFLRPFHLSVARHATKNRVGFLKEMGTPGYRGERINQLIRQLN; encoded by the coding sequence ATGCTGCGTATAGTGGAACCTTATGTGACCTGGGGATTTCCAAATCTGAAGTCTGTCCGAGAACTCATTTTGAAATGTGGACAAGCCAATGTCAAGAATAAGACCATCCCTCTGACAGACAACACAGTGATTGAGGAGCACCTGGGGAAGTTTGGCGTCATTTGCTTGGAAGACCTCATTCATGAAATTGCCTTCCCAGGGAAGCATTTCCAGGAGATCTCATGGTTCTTGCGCCCTTTCCACCTCTCAGTGGCCCGTCATGCTACCAAAAATAGAGTGGGCTTCCTCAAGGAGATGGGCACACCTGGCTATCGGGGTGAACGCATCAATCAGCTCATCCGTCAGCTGAACTAG